One window from the genome of Lentibacillus daqui encodes:
- a CDS encoding enoyl-CoA hydratase/isomerase family protein gives MTDQAILFTTNENGVATITLNRPKTINALTYDMLVPMKQKIQEWEQDQAIQMVILKGAGSKGFCAGGDMKALYKARQDSEILQEAEQFFAIEYQTDELVAQFSKPIVACLDGIVMGGGIGLSYGASHRIITERTKWAMPEMNIGFFPDVGAAYYLNKAPGYIGRYLALTATVLHAADVLYISGADAFIPSDRLTDLLHQIETTNWHTTNTGKQLQELLDAYTEQPKTDGTLASLQADIDRYFSFNSVEEIIDALTKDTSDFAVKTRETILSKSPVSLKVTLAQLIKGEGETLKACLETDRILAHHFMRNEDFFEGVRSVLVDKDHQPQYRYKQLADVSEELVSSFFKAY, from the coding sequence ATGACAGACCAAGCAATATTATTTACGACCAATGAAAATGGTGTTGCTACCATTACTCTTAATCGTCCCAAAACAATCAATGCTTTGACGTATGACATGCTAGTTCCAATGAAGCAAAAAATTCAGGAATGGGAGCAGGATCAGGCCATTCAGATGGTTATTCTTAAAGGCGCTGGTTCTAAAGGATTTTGTGCTGGCGGAGATATGAAAGCATTGTACAAGGCCAGACAGGACTCGGAGATATTGCAGGAAGCTGAACAATTTTTTGCAATTGAGTATCAAACAGATGAATTGGTAGCACAATTTTCCAAACCAATTGTTGCCTGTTTGGACGGTATCGTCATGGGCGGCGGTATCGGTCTTTCCTATGGTGCAAGCCATCGTATCATAACGGAACGCACCAAATGGGCGATGCCGGAAATGAATATCGGCTTTTTCCCAGATGTTGGAGCCGCCTACTATTTAAACAAAGCACCTGGTTACATTGGACGCTACCTTGCTCTGACAGCCACCGTACTTCATGCGGCTGACGTACTGTACATAAGTGGTGCGGACGCTTTTATCCCGAGTGATAGATTAACAGACTTACTGCATCAAATCGAAACAACAAACTGGCATACAACCAACACGGGAAAACAACTCCAAGAACTCCTGGATGCCTATACAGAACAACCAAAAACAGATGGAACATTGGCATCACTACAAGCAGATATTGACCGATATTTTTCCTTTAATAGTGTGGAAGAAATCATCGATGCCTTGACAAAAGATACAAGTGATTTTGCAGTTAAGACAAGAGAAACGATTCTTTCCAAATCACCTGTCTCTTTAAAAGTAACTTTGGCACAATTAATCAAAGGAGAAGGAGAAACACTCAAAGCATGCCTGGAAACGGATCGTATACTTGCCCATCATTTTATGCGGAATGAAGATTTTTTTGAAGGCGTCCGGTCCGTGCTAGTTGATAAAGACCACCAGCCACAATATCGATACAAGCAATTAGCAGATGTATCCGAAGAATTGGTGAGCTCTTTTTTCAAAGCTTATTAG